Proteins co-encoded in one Alphaproteobacteria bacterium PA2 genomic window:
- a CDS encoding TonB-dependent receptor → MAASTPAIAADAAAANGSEAPALEEVVVTAQKRTENLQDTPISVSVLSARAMEDRHVQSLVDLGDGAIPSLKVAPFFSRPGALIMNVRGIGVLSDSNQPARDQGVGVYVDGVYMGRPQGLGSALYDIENIEVLKGPQGTLFGRNTEGGAVNIVTKKPSGKFKLSATAGAGNFGSYKSELHLDLPSFGDFALKLDGVITARDGWVQNPLQSASDFGGYTKRGIHAGLLWTPSADFSADYAYDTSYDSTTTLYAQLLVPGPLKYAAISQVQTSRASTASVGSPQQPSIGKTSGHRLTLDWKINDNMTLKSISSFRDLSQGQYDNGSASGTMLSQSGVFTGVTFSRYSLAQFTQDQKSQEIQLIGDTETVKYVVGALYYQENVQDNAQAFNTNQFTDAAGSAYTILSLDPTKQRIDRASRVETTSKGVFGQATWTPKVLDEALHITAGGRWTEDQKVGQLFTINGALPVVNGVSAARNLNTSWSRFDPLINVAYDVSSDVLVYGKWSSGYKSGGANSRSLFYSAFNPEVVTMFEVGAKTEFFDNRARLNVAAYAGTYKDIQLDFSAQYLQTDPVTGLLLSTLRTTTETTNAPGNGDLKGFEADFTLAATDNLTLSASFAHNIVDIPDTLNPFRQSNGQLITVPIPIYQVYTPENSGSLAMDYEAPFMDARFIAHLDANYDSGYYSNYTDVAYDPVTRAVTVKQPKGDKAFIVNARMAITEIPTSAGKATFSIWSRNLLDEEHIFANFMSTAAGLSGFYNEPRTVGFEINLKM, encoded by the coding sequence ATGGCGGCTTCAACCCCGGCCATCGCGGCCGATGCAGCCGCCGCCAACGGCTCGGAGGCCCCGGCCCTGGAAGAAGTGGTGGTCACCGCCCAGAAGCGCACTGAAAACCTGCAGGACACGCCGATCTCGGTCTCGGTGCTGAGCGCCAGGGCCATGGAAGACCGCCACGTTCAGTCCCTGGTCGACCTCGGCGACGGCGCCATCCCGTCCCTGAAGGTTGCGCCCTTCTTCTCCCGCCCCGGCGCCCTGATCATGAATGTCCGTGGCATCGGCGTTCTCTCGGACAGCAATCAGCCCGCCCGGGACCAGGGCGTCGGCGTCTATGTCGACGGCGTCTATATGGGACGCCCGCAGGGTCTGGGCTCAGCCCTCTATGACATCGAGAACATTGAAGTGCTGAAGGGGCCACAAGGCACCCTGTTCGGCCGCAACACCGAAGGCGGTGCGGTCAACATCGTCACCAAGAAGCCCAGCGGAAAGTTCAAGCTCTCTGCCACGGCGGGCGCTGGCAATTTCGGCTCCTACAAGAGCGAACTCCACCTCGACCTGCCAAGCTTTGGTGATTTCGCCCTCAAGCTGGACGGGGTGATCACTGCCCGTGACGGCTGGGTGCAGAACCCCCTGCAAAGCGCCAGCGATTTCGGCGGCTATACCAAGCGCGGCATCCATGCCGGCCTGCTCTGGACGCCGTCGGCCGACTTCAGCGCCGACTACGCCTATGACACCTCTTACGACTCCACCACGACGCTCTACGCCCAGCTGCTGGTTCCTGGCCCCCTGAAATATGCGGCCATATCCCAGGTCCAGACCAGCCGCGCCTCCACCGCCAGCGTCGGCAGCCCCCAGCAGCCCAGCATCGGCAAGACCTCCGGTCACCGCCTGACTCTGGACTGGAAGATCAATGACAACATGACCCTCAAGTCGATCTCGTCCTTCCGGGACCTGAGCCAGGGTCAGTATGACAACGGCTCGGCCTCGGGCACCATGCTGAGCCAGTCGGGCGTCTTCACCGGGGTTACCTTCAGCCGCTACAGCCTGGCCCAGTTTACCCAGGACCAGAAGAGCCAGGAAATCCAGCTGATCGGCGATACCGAGACTGTGAAGTACGTGGTCGGCGCGCTCTATTATCAGGAGAACGTCCAGGACAACGCCCAGGCCTTCAACACCAACCAGTTCACTGACGCCGCCGGCTCGGCCTACACCATCCTGTCCCTGGACCCCACGAAGCAGCGGATCGATCGCGCCAGCCGGGTCGAGACCACTTCAAAGGGCGTATTCGGTCAGGCCACCTGGACCCCGAAGGTCCTCGACGAAGCCCTGCACATTACGGCCGGCGGTCGCTGGACCGAGGACCAGAAGGTCGGCCAGCTGTTCACGATCAATGGCGCCCTGCCTGTGGTCAATGGCGTGTCCGCCGCCCGCAACCTGAACACCTCCTGGTCGCGCTTCGATCCGCTGATCAATGTCGCCTATGACGTCAGCAGCGACGTACTTGTCTACGGAAAGTGGAGCAGCGGCTACAAGTCCGGCGGCGCCAATTCCCGCTCGCTGTTCTATTCAGCCTTCAATCCAGAAGTCGTCACCATGTTCGAAGTCGGCGCCAAGACCGAGTTCTTCGACAACCGCGCCCGCCTGAATGTCGCGGCCTATGCCGGGACCTACAAGGATATCCAGCTGGACTTCAGCGCCCAGTATCTTCAGACCGATCCCGTTACCGGCCTTCTGCTCAGCACCCTGCGCACCACCACGGAGACCACCAATGCGCCGGGCAATGGTGATCTGAAGGGCTTTGAAGCCGACTTCACCCTGGCTGCCACCGACAACCTGACACTTTCGGCCAGCTTCGCGCACAATATCGTCGACATTCCGGACACCCTGAACCCCTTCCGGCAGTCCAACGGCCAGCTGATCACCGTTCCGATCCCGATCTATCAGGTCTACACGCCCGAAAATTCCGGCAGCCTTGCCATGGACTATGAGGCGCCCTTCATGGACGCCAGGTTCATCGCCCACCTCGATGCCAACTATGACTCCGGCTATTATTCCAACTACACCGACGTCGCATATGACCCGGTGACGCGGGCTGTGACTGTCAAGCAGCCCAAGGGCGACAAGGCCTTCATCGTCAATGCGCGCATGGCGATAACGGAGATCCCGACCTCGGCGGGCAAGGCGACCTTTTCGATCTGGTCGCGCAACCTGCTCGACGAAGAGCACATCTTCGCCAACTTCATGAGCACGGCCGCAGGTCTCAGCGGCTTTTACAACGAGCCCCGTACGGTGGGCTTTGAAATCAATCTGAAGATGTAA
- a CDS encoding DUF1287 domain-containing protein encodes MMAGGPHIAAGADLVAAARRQIGVTKGYDPAYRKLAYPNGDAPMNTGVCADVIVRAARVAWGIDLQQLVHEDMAANFKAYPGRWGLTKPDRNIDHRRVPNLETYWRRCGAKVWEASESAMITGFPGTLEVGDILTWRGFPRGGPHVAIVSHTGVLPRVVQNHGFGAREDLLLTLWLDAAAGHYRWRPALKPYRPYQQA; translated from the coding sequence ATGATGGCTGGCGGTCCGCACATTGCCGCAGGCGCCGACCTGGTTGCGGCCGCGCGCAGGCAGATCGGCGTGACCAAGGGGTATGACCCGGCCTATCGGAAGCTGGCCTATCCCAATGGCGATGCACCGATGAACACCGGGGTGTGCGCCGATGTTATCGTGCGGGCAGCCAGGGTCGCCTGGGGCATCGACCTGCAACAGCTGGTGCATGAAGACATGGCCGCCAACTTCAAGGCCTATCCGGGTCGCTGGGGACTGACCAAGCCTGACAGGAATATCGACCATCGACGGGTGCCCAATCTGGAGACCTATTGGCGGCGGTGCGGTGCGAAGGTCTGGGAGGCATCAGAGTCGGCCATGATCACCGGATTTCCCGGGACGCTCGAGGTCGGCGACATCCTCACCTGGCGCGGCTTTCCTCGAGGTGGACCGCATGTGGCGATTGTTTCGCACACAGGCGTCTTGCCAAGGGTGGTTCAGAACCATGGTTTTGGTGCGCGAGAGGACCTGCTGCTGACCCTGTGGCTGGATGCGGCCGCCGGGCACTATCGCTGGCGCCCGGCCCTTAAGCCCTACCGCCCGTACCAGCAGGCATAG
- the higA gene encoding addiction module antidote protein, HigA family: protein MTDFTTFETPAPHPGEHLREDYLPDYGLTAGALARAMGLKDRTRIERLIREKQPVTADTALRLARVFGTSADFWINLQTTHDLSKAAIAARDDLAKIQPLAPR, encoded by the coding sequence ATGACGGATTTCACGACCTTTGAAACACCTGCCCCGCATCCCGGCGAGCATCTCCGCGAAGACTATCTGCCGGACTATGGGTTGACGGCGGGGGCGCTGGCGCGGGCCATGGGGCTGAAGGATCGTACGCGGATCGAACGTTTGATCCGCGAGAAGCAGCCGGTGACGGCGGACACGGCCCTGCGGCTGGCCAGGGTGTTCGGCACCAGCGCCGATTTCTGGATCAACCTCCAGACGACACACGATCTTTCCAAGGCGGCCATAGCTGCCCGGGATGATCTGGCGAAGATCCAGCCGCTGGCACCGCGGTGA
- a CDS encoding serine hydrolase, which produces MMDADPKGLGLSPVGLAKIDKTLAELIAAGELAGAVTLVARHGKVAHRSVQGMKDLATAEPLKFDTIFRIFSMTKAVTAVAMMILREQGLWSPDDLVSRHLPEFADVKTLDGQAAAPTLLHLLTHTMGLGYGWNPEDPVDVTYLANGVWGQPNLAEMSKAIAACPLGFMPGSQWRYSLGMDLQGALIEKLSGMSLPDFMREKIFTPLGMVDTDFFVPAEKMPRLATLYRMSKTKGLTNSNLPIIVRGPEAIPPLPGGGGGLYSTATDYARFAQMLLNRGELEGVRIISPDSVAEMSAQRLSDEVLGGGYGIGLQQIRPGYGQAYNGAVFHDPAAAGSRVGRGTYQWDGAAGTWFWVDWENDLIFVGLIQRMAEDNSPRLQSMTQDLIAGALG; this is translated from the coding sequence ATGATGGATGCAGATCCGAAGGGCCTTGGCCTTTCCCCCGTTGGGCTGGCGAAGATCGATAAGACCCTGGCCGAGTTGATCGCCGCGGGAGAGCTGGCGGGCGCCGTCACCCTGGTGGCCCGGCATGGCAAGGTGGCCCACCGCTCGGTCCAGGGGATGAAGGATCTGGCCACCGCCGAGCCCCTGAAGTTCGACACCATCTTCCGCATCTTCTCCATGACCAAGGCGGTGACGGCCGTGGCCATGATGATCCTGCGGGAGCAGGGCCTGTGGTCCCCTGACGACCTGGTGTCCAGACACCTGCCCGAGTTTGCCGACGTCAAGACGCTGGACGGGCAGGCTGCGGCGCCGACCCTGCTGCACCTGCTGACCCACACCATGGGGCTGGGCTATGGCTGGAACCCCGAGGATCCGGTTGATGTGACATACCTGGCCAATGGGGTCTGGGGCCAGCCGAACCTGGCGGAGATGTCCAAGGCGATTGCGGCCTGTCCTCTGGGCTTCATGCCGGGCAGCCAGTGGCGCTACAGCCTAGGCATGGACCTGCAGGGCGCCCTGATCGAGAAGCTGTCGGGGATGAGCCTGCCCGACTTCATGCGCGAGAAGATCTTCACGCCGCTGGGCATGGTCGACACGGACTTCTTCGTGCCGGCCGAGAAGATGCCCCGGCTGGCCACCCTCTACCGGATGAGCAAGACCAAGGGCCTGACCAATTCCAACCTGCCGATCATTGTGAGGGGCCCCGAGGCCATTCCGCCCCTGCCGGGCGGCGGGGGCGGACTCTATTCGACGGCGACCGACTATGCCCGGTTCGCCCAGATGCTGCTGAACCGCGGCGAGCTGGAGGGTGTGCGGATCATCTCGCCGGACTCCGTGGCCGAAATGAGCGCCCAGCGCCTGTCCGACGAGGTTCTGGGGGGCGGCTATGGCATTGGCCTGCAGCAGATCCGGCCGGGCTATGGGCAGGCCTATAACGGCGCGGTCTTCCATGATCCGGCGGCGGCGGGATCGCGGGTGGGCAGGGGGACCTATCAGTGGGATGGCGCAGCCGGGACCTGGTTCTGGGTGGACTGGGAGAATGACCTGATCTTTGTGGGTCTGATCCAGCGGATGGCGGAAGACAATTCCCCTCGCCTGCAGTCCATGACCCAGGACCTGATTGCAGGGGCTCTGGGGTAG
- a CDS encoding transcriptional regulator: MLQITVTSLQDGANCPIRNVLAMVSGKWQTLILLALADGPLRFSAIKRAIGDITQRVLTENLRLLERDGYLVRTVVATSPVQVSYELTAFGDEFVTLFMPLAGWAEGALPRVVRARADYDQRKARDQS; the protein is encoded by the coding sequence ATGCTGCAGATAACCGTCACCTCCCTGCAGGACGGCGCCAACTGTCCGATCCGCAACGTCCTGGCCATGGTCAGCGGCAAATGGCAGACCCTGATCCTCCTGGCCCTGGCCGATGGTCCCCTGAGGTTTTCCGCCATCAAGCGGGCCATAGGCGACATCACCCAGCGGGTCCTGACGGAAAACCTGCGTCTGCTGGAACGGGACGGATACCTGGTCCGGACGGTGGTCGCCACGTCGCCGGTCCAGGTCAGCTATGAGCTCACCGCCTTCGGCGACGAATTCGTCACCCTCTTCATGCCCCTGGCCGGCTGGGCCGAGGGCGCCCTGCCCCGGGTGGTCAGGGCACGGGCGGACTATGACCAGCGCAAGGCCCGGGACCAGTCATGA
- a CDS encoding aquaporin family protein encodes MADAPFSLGRKLAAEGLGTALLLAIVVGSGIMGETLAGGNVAIALLGNTLATGAGLAVLITILGPISGAHFNPAVSLVFAARRELAWGEAAAFITVQIIGAILGVWAAHAMFAEPLVQVSTKLRDGPSQMLAEVIATFGLVAVILGSVRFRPEATAWMVGLYITSAYWFTASTSFANPAVTIARSLSDTFAGIAPTSAPGFIAAQLAGAGIGLGVMGWLLKGRD; translated from the coding sequence ATGGCTGACGCGCCGTTCAGCCTTGGCCGCAAGCTGGCCGCCGAGGGGCTGGGAACCGCCCTGCTGCTGGCCATTGTGGTGGGTTCCGGGATCATGGGCGAGACCCTGGCCGGCGGGAATGTGGCCATAGCCCTGCTGGGAAACACCCTGGCGACGGGGGCCGGCCTGGCCGTGCTGATCACCATTCTGGGGCCGATATCGGGGGCCCATTTCAATCCGGCGGTGAGCCTGGTCTTTGCGGCGCGGCGGGAGCTGGCCTGGGGCGAGGCCGCAGCCTTCATCACCGTGCAGATCATCGGGGCGATCCTGGGGGTCTGGGCGGCCCACGCCATGTTTGCTGAACCCCTGGTCCAGGTCTCCACCAAGCTGCGGGACGGACCGTCGCAGATGCTGGCCGAGGTGATTGCGACCTTTGGTCTGGTGGCGGTCATTCTGGGCTCGGTGCGGTTCCGGCCCGAGGCCACGGCCTGGATGGTCGGGCTCTACATCACCAGCGCCTACTGGTTCACGGCCTCCACCTCGTTTGCAAACCCGGCGGTGACGATTGCGCGCAGCCTCAGCGACACCTTTGCGGGGATTGCACCGACCTCAGCGCCCGGGTTCATCGCGGCCCAACTGGCGGGCGCCGGGATCGGGCTGGGGGTGATGGGGTGGTTGCTGAAGGGGCGGGACTGA
- a CDS encoding GNAT family N-acetyltransferase → MMLVKATAADLTAAAALVNSAYRGDSSRQGWTTEADYVDGQRTDPETLARELAEIPGARLMLVKAGDEIKGTVWLEPKTEEVWYLGMLVVRPGEQDQGSGRAILAAAEDLARAEGARRMEMTVISIRAELIAWYERRGYQKTGETRPFPYDIPRFGEPQVPGLEFVVLEKIL, encoded by the coding sequence ATGATGCTCGTTAAAGCCACCGCCGCCGACCTGACCGCCGCCGCCGCCCTGGTGAACTCCGCCTATCGGGGGGACTCCTCCCGGCAGGGCTGGACCACTGAAGCCGACTATGTGGATGGCCAGAGGACGGACCCGGAGACCCTTGCCCGGGAACTGGCCGAAATTCCCGGCGCCCGGCTGATGCTGGTCAAGGCCGGAGATGAGATCAAGGGCACGGTCTGGCTGGAGCCGAAGACCGAAGAGGTCTGGTATCTGGGCATGCTGGTGGTCCGTCCGGGCGAGCAGGACCAGGGATCGGGCCGGGCCATTCTGGCGGCGGCCGAGGATCTGGCCCGGGCCGAAGGGGCCCGGCGCATGGAAATGACCGTGATCTCGATCCGCGCAGAGCTAATCGCCTGGTACGAGCGCCGGGGTTATCAGAAGACCGGCGAGACCCGGCCCTTTCCCTATGACATTCCCAGGTTCGGCGAGCCGCAGGTTCCCGGCCTGGAATTCGTCGTTCTGGAAAAAATACTTTAA
- a CDS encoding Killer protein, translating into MIRSWKSQAARRIFEGRNPGKGFAPDALKAVRRKLLQLDAAVQVDDLRSPPGNRLHPLTGDRGGQWSIRVNDQYRICFVWGDEGPEDVEFVDYH; encoded by the coding sequence ATGATCCGGAGTTGGAAAAGTCAGGCTGCCAGGCGGATCTTTGAAGGTCGAAATCCGGGCAAGGGCTTTGCGCCTGACGCCTTGAAAGCTGTACGGCGCAAGCTTCTGCAGCTGGACGCAGCCGTTCAGGTTGACGACCTGAGGTCGCCGCCCGGCAACCGGCTGCACCCGCTCACGGGGGACAGAGGCGGACAATGGTCAATCCGGGTAAACGACCAGTATCGCATCTGTTTTGTCTGGGGCGATGAAGGGCCGGAAGATGTTGAGTTTGTTGACTATCACTAG
- a CDS encoding Na+/galactose cotransporter — protein MHLSLIDGSILGLYLVVVLAVGFLASGRTRSGTDFFLAGRSIPAWVCGLAFISANLGAQEVIGMGASGAKYGMATAHFYWLGAIPAMVFIGIFMMPFYYGSKARSAPEYLRLRFDEKTRGLNALSFAVMTIIGSGVSMYAMAKLITVLHVLDAPFAALHLPQTWIFHAAILASALVVMTYIYAGGLRGAIYNEVLQFFLIVAGFVPLAWLSFKAVGGWQGLTTTLDPSYLHVWEGMGSPETNRMGIDAGSLIMGLGFVLSFGYWTTDFLVVQRAMAADSMGAARRTPLIAAFPKMLFPFLVIVPGLAAMALTTASMNPAHASGVGASPAAASQGIIPVKLDAVTGKPMLDAAGKPQLDYDLATPNLLIKSLPTGMLGLGLTALLASFMSGMAGNVTAFNTVWTYDIYQAYIRKEASDAHYLTMGRIATAAGILLSIGAAYMATQFNNIMDLIQLICAFVNAPVFATFLLGMFWKRATGHGAFWGLLAGTAAAALHHGLTLSVGAVAGIKGGWLGLVHTYPSEMAQNFTTAIWAWSVCFVLTIVGSLMTKAHDEESLVGLVYSLTPRVDEPASAWFKSPVVLGVIVLAATLALNIVFW, from the coding sequence GTGCATCTAAGTCTGATCGACGGGTCGATTCTGGGGCTCTACCTGGTGGTGGTGCTGGCGGTGGGGTTTCTGGCTTCCGGGCGGACCCGGAGCGGGACGGACTTCTTCCTCGCCGGGCGGTCGATCCCGGCCTGGGTGTGCGGCCTGGCCTTCATCTCGGCCAATCTGGGGGCGCAGGAAGTCATCGGCATGGGCGCTTCGGGCGCCAAGTACGGCATGGCCACGGCCCATTTCTACTGGCTGGGCGCCATACCGGCCATGGTCTTCATCGGCATCTTCATGATGCCCTTCTATTACGGCTCGAAGGCTAGGTCGGCCCCGGAATACCTGCGCCTGCGGTTTGACGAGAAGACCCGGGGGCTGAATGCGCTCAGCTTTGCGGTGATGACCATCATCGGGTCGGGGGTGTCCATGTACGCCATGGCCAAGCTGATCACCGTATTGCACGTGCTGGACGCGCCGTTTGCGGCCCTGCACCTGCCCCAGACCTGGATCTTCCATGCGGCCATACTGGCCTCGGCCCTGGTGGTCATGACCTATATCTACGCCGGGGGGCTGCGGGGGGCGATCTATAACGAGGTCCTGCAGTTCTTCCTGATCGTGGCGGGATTTGTCCCCCTGGCCTGGCTGAGCTTCAAGGCGGTAGGGGGCTGGCAGGGCCTGACCACCACCCTTGATCCCTCCTACCTGCATGTGTGGGAGGGGATGGGCAGCCCCGAGACCAACCGGATGGGGATCGACGCCGGCAGTCTGATCATGGGCCTGGGGTTTGTCCTGTCCTTCGGCTACTGGACCACCGACTTCCTGGTGGTGCAGAGAGCCATGGCGGCCGACTCCATGGGTGCGGCCCGGCGGACCCCCCTGATCGCCGCCTTTCCGAAAATGCTGTTTCCCTTCCTGGTGATCGTGCCCGGTCTTGCGGCCATGGCCCTGACCACGGCCTCCATGAACCCGGCCCACGCCAGTGGCGTTGGGGCCAGTCCGGCCGCAGCGTCCCAGGGGATCATTCCGGTCAAGCTGGACGCGGTGACGGGCAAGCCCATGCTGGATGCGGCGGGCAAGCCCCAGCTGGACTATGACCTGGCCACGCCGAACCTGCTTATCAAGAGCCTGCCCACCGGCATGCTGGGCCTGGGGCTGACGGCCCTGCTGGCCAGTTTCATGTCGGGCATGGCGGGCAATGTGACGGCCTTCAACACCGTCTGGACCTATGACATCTACCAGGCCTACATCCGCAAGGAGGCGTCGGACGCCCACTATCTGACCATGGGCCGGATCGCCACGGCGGCGGGGATCCTGCTGTCCATAGGCGCGGCCTATATGGCCACCCAGTTCAACAACATCATGGACCTGATCCAGCTGATCTGCGCCTTCGTCAATGCGCCGGTCTTTGCGACCTTCCTGCTGGGCATGTTCTGGAAGCGGGCCACGGGGCATGGCGCCTTCTGGGGCCTGCTGGCCGGGACGGCGGCGGCGGCCCTGCACCATGGCCTGACCCTGTCAGTGGGGGCCGTGGCGGGGATCAAGGGCGGCTGGCTGGGCCTGGTCCACACCTATCCCAGCGAAATGGCCCAGAACTTCACCACCGCCATCTGGGCCTGGAGCGTCTGTTTCGTCCTGACCATTGTCGGCAGCCTGATGACCAAGGCCCATGACGAGGAGTCCCTGGTGGGACTGGTCTATTCCCTGACGCCCAGGGTGGATGAGCCCGCCAGCGCCTGGTTCAAAAGCCCGGTGGTGCTGGGGGTGATTGTCCTGGCCGCCACCCTTGCCCTCAACATTGTCTTCTGGTGA
- a CDS encoding ArsR family transcriptional regulator: protein MTMKRPYNVLFLCTGNSCRSILAEALVNRLGKGRFVGWSAGSMPTGRVNPNAVALLDKLDYYTSGFRSKAWDEFSRAQNPDAPELDFVFTVCDNAASEVCPIWPGQPMTAHWGVPDPADAEGSEAEIALAFAETYRRLQNRIEAFVSLPLATLDRMTLQAKLTDIGKTRDEA, encoded by the coding sequence ATGACCATGAAGCGGCCTTACAATGTGCTGTTCCTGTGCACGGGGAATTCCTGCCGCTCGATCCTGGCCGAGGCCCTGGTGAACCGGCTGGGGAAGGGTCGGTTCGTCGGTTGGTCGGCGGGGTCCATGCCGACGGGCAGGGTCAATCCCAACGCCGTGGCCCTGCTGGACAAGCTGGACTACTACACCTCGGGTTTCAGGTCCAAGGCCTGGGATGAATTCTCCAGGGCGCAGAACCCCGACGCCCCCGAGCTGGATTTCGTCTTCACCGTCTGTGACAACGCCGCTAGCGAGGTCTGCCCCATCTGGCCGGGCCAGCCCATGACCGCCCACTGGGGGGTGCCTGATCCCGCCGACGCCGAGGGAAGTGAGGCGGAAATCGCCCTGGCCTTCGCCGAGACCTATCGGCGACTGCAGAACCGGATCGAGGCCTTTGTCAGCCTGCCCCTGGCGACCCTGGACCGGATGACCCTCCAGGCCAAACTGACCGACATCGGCAAGACCCGGGACGAGGCCTGA
- a CDS encoding hydroxylase: MTPHYLEIVTEDVDAVCAAYEAAHGVSFGPAVPELGGARTAVMAGGGEVGVRGPLRPGEAPVVRPYWRVQDIDAAVAAVAAQGATIAMAPTDMPGRGRFAIYLQGGVDHGLWEV, translated from the coding sequence ATGACCCCGCACTATCTGGAAATCGTCACCGAGGACGTCGACGCCGTCTGCGCCGCCTATGAGGCCGCCCATGGGGTGAGCTTCGGTCCCGCCGTGCCTGAACTGGGCGGCGCCCGGACCGCCGTCATGGCCGGCGGCGGCGAGGTGGGGGTGCGGGGGCCCTTGAGGCCCGGCGAAGCCCCGGTGGTGCGGCCCTACTGGCGGGTGCAGGACATTGACGCGGCCGTGGCTGCGGTTGCGGCCCAGGGCGCGACCATCGCCATGGCGCCCACGGACATGCCGGGGCGGGGGCGGTTTGCAATCTACCTCCAGGGCGGGGTGGATCATGGGCTTTGGGAGGTTTGA
- a CDS encoding protein-tyrosine-phosphatase, whose translation MRTMTMLRTLSLVAALSLAATPVLAEVAHRASPAPVAASKASYPRTIPLEGQRNFRDLGGYRTADGRHQVRWGVLYRSGSLTQLTDKDYAVLAPLGITSVIDFRSTAERASEPTNWRAGEPEILSKAYTSKGEAALMGAMQGPDASQAKVREAMIGFYHQMPEQYADQYSEVFHRLAAHKSPLLFHCTAGKDRTGLASALVLSVLGVPRDKVIEDYVLTEKAGDFRGAAASAPPPPGDKDPYAYMRNTKSDLIAPLMRADPAYLEAALAQITKDYGSVEAFVRKRLGVSAAELATIRARLLEPVR comes from the coding sequence ATGAGGACCATGACCATGTTACGTACACTGAGCCTCGTTGCGGCCCTCAGCCTGGCGGCGACGCCAGTCCTGGCGGAGGTCGCGCACCGGGCGAGCCCGGCGCCGGTCGCCGCCAGCAAGGCGTCCTACCCGCGGACCATCCCTCTGGAAGGTCAGCGGAACTTTCGGGACCTCGGCGGCTATCGCACCGCCGATGGTCGCCATCAGGTGCGCTGGGGCGTCCTCTACCGCTCCGGCAGCCTGACCCAACTGACCGACAAGGACTACGCCGTCCTGGCGCCCCTGGGCATCACCTCGGTCATCGACTTCCGCTCTACAGCCGAGCGCGCCTCTGAGCCCACCAACTGGCGGGCTGGCGAGCCTGAAATCCTTTCGAAGGCCTACACCTCAAAGGGTGAAGCCGCCCTCATGGGCGCCATGCAGGGGCCCGACGCGTCCCAGGCCAAGGTGAGGGAGGCCATGATCGGCTTCTATCATCAGATGCCCGAGCAATATGCCGACCAGTACAGCGAGGTCTTTCATCGTCTGGCGGCGCACAAGTCGCCACTCCTGTTCCATTGCACGGCGGGCAAGGACAGGACGGGCCTGGCGTCTGCCCTGGTCCTGAGCGTCCTCGGCGTGCCACGGGACAAGGTGATCGAAGACTATGTCCTGACCGAAAAGGCCGGCGACTTCCGGGGCGCTGCAGCCTCTGCGCCGCCGCCTCCTGGGGACAAGGATCCCTATGCCTACATGCGCAACACCAAGTCCGACCTCATCGCTCCCCTGATGCGGGCGGACCCGGCCTATCTGGAGGCCGCCCTGGCCCAGATCACCAAGGACTATGGGTCAGTCGAAGCCTTTGTCCGCAAGCGCCTGGGCGTGTCTGCCGCAGAGCTCGCCACCATTCGCGCAAGGCTGCTGGAGCCCGTACGCTAG
- a CDS encoding transcriptional regulator, whose protein sequence is MAAPPPIANHIRRLRFEHGEMTQSELALKIGMTRQTIAAIEAGKYAPSLEAAFRIARAFGVPLIEVFQWVEGDQP, encoded by the coding sequence ATGGCCGCCCCTCCCCCCATCGCCAACCACATCCGGCGCCTGCGCTTCGAGCACGGGGAAATGACCCAGTCCGAGCTGGCGCTGAAGATCGGCATGACCCGGCAGACCATAGCCGCCATCGAGGCCGGCAAGTACGCGCCGTCCCTGGAGGCCGCCTTCAGGATCGCCAGGGCGTTCGGGGTTCCGCTGATCGAGGTCTTCCAGTGGGTGGAGGGCGACCAGCCTTGA
- a CDS encoding transcriptional regulator: protein MEITDAVGALSALAHPGRLAVFRLLVKVGPQGLAAGDIARTTGSLANTLSANLSILAGAGLVTSRREGRSIIYSAGFDRMRQVLGFLVDDCCNGSPEICGDLKLSDEVCC, encoded by the coding sequence ATGGAAATTACAGATGCTGTCGGCGCTCTGAGCGCCCTGGCCCATCCCGGTCGGCTTGCGGTCTTCCGCCTGTTGGTGAAGGTCGGCCCGCAGGGTCTGGCGGCCGGTGATATTGCCCGGACCACCGGCAGCCTGGCCAATACCCTGTCGGCGAACCTGAGCATTCTGGCGGGCGCAGGTCTGGTGACCTCCCGACGGGAGGGTCGATCCATCATCTATTCTGCGGGCTTTGATCGCATGCGTCAGGTCCTCGGCTTTCTGGTGGATGACTGCTGCAATGGCTCGCCGGAAATCTGCGGCGATCTGAAGCTGTCCGACGAAGTCTGCTGTTAA